The sequence below is a genomic window from Deltaproteobacteria bacterium.
TCGGCGGCCTGCAAAATACCGCTGTTGTATGCCTTGACCGCTCCGAGCTCTGCAGAGAGGTCATTTTGAAACTGGGACTTGACGTCCTGGCCAATGAACATCTTTTTGAGCTTGTCCATAACGGGCATGCCATCGAGGAAAAGGATTCTTTCGATCAGCTTTTCCGCGTGCTTCATCTCGGCGATGGAACGCTCCTTCGTCTTGGCGTAAATCTTCGCGTAGCCCCAATTGTCACAGAGTTCGGCGTGGAGAAAGTACTGGCTTATTGCAGTCAACTCGTCGGAGAGCAGATCGTTCAGCGTGGCGATCAGCTTCTTGTTCCCTTTCATGGGCGCCCCCTTCGTTTTTTTAAAATTATAGCACCGAAGATTTCCAATTGCTTGATTGAAATTTGGGCTTTCCTGCCCCTTTCTCCCGTGA
It includes:
- the bfr gene encoding bacterioferritin, with product MKGNKKLIATLNDLLSDELTAISQYFLHAELCDNWGYAKIYAKTKERSIAEMKHAEKLIERILFLDGMPVMDKLKKMFIGQDVKSQFQNDLSAELGAVKAYNSGILQAAEAGDNGTKVLLESILSDEEEHVDWLEMQLDQIKQIGLENYLAAQIEQE